In Candidatus Eisenbacteria bacterium, a single window of DNA contains:
- a CDS encoding RNA methyltransferase, whose amino-acid sequence MGPPTEMLRSRQNPRVQAARRIARDVREARREGVLLADGITLVREALQARLAPQALFLDPADSSAEAIRAEAALRGAAVAHVSAPVLRAISTLTTPQGAVGVFTRPRCEMASLLAAADAGDRPLLAVFHGLQDPTNAGSLIRTACAAGLIGAVTTEGTVDPFHPRAIRAAMGACFRLPVCVDVPGETLWESLRRGGYRILSLDPRGDAPLSATLLEGPTAIMLGREGSGLDDRARSVCDRSIRIPMAPGVESLGVAAAGAIVFYALAVLGGGSQTNSAGRGV is encoded by the coding sequence GTGGGCCCTCCGACGGAGATGCTGCGATCCCGGCAGAACCCGCGCGTTCAGGCTGCGAGGAGGATCGCTCGCGATGTCCGCGAAGCCCGCCGCGAGGGAGTTCTGCTCGCCGATGGGATCACGCTCGTCCGCGAGGCGCTGCAGGCGCGGCTCGCCCCCCAGGCCTTGTTCCTCGACCCCGCCGACTCCTCCGCGGAAGCGATTCGCGCTGAGGCCGCGCTCAGGGGGGCTGCTGTCGCGCATGTCTCGGCCCCCGTCCTGCGCGCGATCTCGACCCTGACGACCCCCCAGGGAGCGGTCGGCGTCTTCACTCGTCCGCGATGCGAGATGGCGAGCCTCCTCGCGGCGGCGGACGCCGGAGATCGCCCCCTTCTCGCCGTCTTCCACGGCCTGCAGGATCCTACAAACGCCGGGTCGCTCATCCGGACCGCGTGCGCCGCGGGCCTGATCGGCGCGGTGACGACCGAGGGGACGGTCGATCCATTTCATCCGCGAGCGATCCGCGCCGCCATGGGCGCCTGCTTCCGCCTTCCTGTCTGCGTGGATGTTCCCGGCGAGACACTCTGGGAGAGCCTGCGCAGGGGAGGCTACCGCATCCTCTCCCTCGATCCCCGCGGGGATGCGCCGCTCTCCGCAACTCTGCTCGAAGGACCTACCGCCATCATGCTGGGCCGGGAGGGAAGCGGTCTCGACGATCGCGCAAGGAGCGTCTGCGATCGATCGATCCGGATCCCGATGGCCCCGGGAGTCGAGTCGCTCGGCGTCGCCGCGGCGGGAGCCATCGTCTTCTACGCTCTGGCAGTCCTCGGCGGAGGGAGCCAGACAAACTCGGCGGGTCGGGGGGTCTAG